ATAAAGCACCTCTTCCTCGGTTTGAGCGTGAAGAATCAGTTTATTTGCAAAATCCACATATTCGAGTTTACTGTCACTCCAAGCAGCGGAGATCAAATCCTGGAGCGCATCTTTTATCAATTGATGTTCCTGTAATATAACGGGAAGCTCCGCTTTAAGTTTATCCGTCATTTCAAGAACGGGTTTCATGTCTTGAGTTATAATCCCATTAGATAGATCGATTAGAAGACCAAGAGGCGGGGCGGCAAATTCTTCTTCTTTAACAAAATGACTGTGAAGAATTTCTGCAACTCTATTAGCGGCAGGTCCAACTTTGCCGTTTTCTTTAGTTACTTTAAGTAAATGCATATGCAACTCTTCGTGTTCTATTTTAAGAGAATTGGGGATTGTAAATTCCATTTTATATTTCCTTCATTTATTATACATATTTAATTATTACTCCCGGCATCTTAAAGCATAGGGCAAAAAGTGCCGGGTAGAGATTAATGAGAATGAGAATCTATTCCGTTACCGTTGTGTGAATTACCGGAAGTTAGCTGATAGATTTTTTCTACATAGTGAACATATTCAACATAGGCTTTAACAAATTCTCTTCCAGCATTAACGTTGTTTGGGTCAAAATTTCTTTTTTTCAGAACTTCCATGTAAAGAGGATGCAAACCTTTGTGGACTTCGTCCTCCAGGAATTTGATAAGTTCTTTTGGCGAACCAGATGACAATGCATTATCGGCTGCCGGGATTGCAGGGCCAAGATCACGTCCAGCGGGTTTAATACCAGTATAAGGCGCACCTTCTCCAGCTCTATGAATACGGACTAAAGTTTCGAAAAAATACATGTCGGCAAATTCTTTTGCCTCGGGTGATAATTTACGTACCGCGAGAGTTTTGTTAAAGGCGGAGGTTATTTCCTCCTGATCGGCTTTTTGTACCCAAATGAGAACAAGATTGACATTTCCAGTTTCGAGGGCTTTCTTAGCGTCTTTAATTACCGGACCATCTAATCCATCGCAATGGGCTAATGATTGAGTTGAAGAAACAAGTAAGAGGCTGAAAACGACCGCAACAAAAGTTTTAGTTTTTGATGAAATGTGTAACATGGTAAATCTCCTTTTTTTTACATGTGAAATATCGAATCATCGGAGCAGATATCCTTTGACTTAAGTCGGATTTAGATATTTTTAGTAAAAGGTGCAAAAGGAGTTTAATTCACCTAGCAAGTGATCTTAGTTTTCTCAAATCAGTAATAAATATTGTTTTTCCGTCAACACGAATAACTTTTTCTTCGGAAAACTTCTTTAAGAGCCGGGATAGAGTATCCGGAATAGTACCGATATAAGAAGAGATATTTTTTTTTGACAGAC
This portion of the Melioribacteraceae bacterium genome encodes:
- a CDS encoding DUF6448 family protein — translated: MLHISSKTKTFVAVVFSLLLVSSTQSLAHCDGLDGPVIKDAKKALETGNVNLVLIWVQKADQEEITSAFNKTLAVRKLSPEAKEFADMYFFETLVRIHRAGEGAPYTGIKPAGRDLGPAIPAADNALSSGSPKELIKFLEDEVHKGLHPLYMEVLKKRNFDPNNVNAGREFVKAYVEYVHYVEKIYQLTSGNSHNGNGIDSHSH